The following coding sequences are from one Acidobacteriota bacterium window:
- a CDS encoding adenylosuccinate synthetase: MIIVIIGAQWGDEGKGKVVDLLADRFDIVSRYQGGHNAGHSVYVGDKAFVLRLLPSGIIHPDKTCAWQRHGH; this comes from the coding sequence ATGATCATTGTGATAATCGGTGCCCAGTGGGGCGACGAGGGAAAAGGAAAGGTCGTCGATCTGCTCGCAGATCGCTTTGACATCGTTTCGCGGTATCAGGGCGGACACAATGCGGGGCACAGCGTCTATGTCGGCGATAAGGCGTTCGTGCTACGGCTGCTGCCTTCGGGCATCATCCACCCAGACAAAACGTGTGCTTGGCAACGGCATGGTCATTGA
- a CDS encoding GNAT family N-acetyltransferase, whose protein sequence is MEFTQSEIGYWIDKAEEGQGIITRSTALLIEYAFEELKLNRIEIRCWPRTLEVPRSQSGLDFYGKAGCANPSIATAGFTTSMCTVSSRTTNVFGRMRG, encoded by the coding sequence CTGGAATTCACGCAAAGCGAGATCGGGTACTGGATCGACAAGGCTGAGGAAGGTCAAGGTATCATTACGAGATCCACTGCTCTTTTGATCGAATATGCATTTGAAGAATTGAAGCTAAATCGCATCGAGATCCGTTGCTGGCCGAGAACACTAGAAGTGCCGCGATCCCAGAGCGGCTTGGATTTCTACGGGAAGGCCGGTTGCGCCAATCCGAGTATCGCAACGGCAGGCTTCACGACTTCGATGTGTACAGTCTCCTCGCGGACGACGAACGTGTTTGGTAGAATGAGGGGGTGA
- a CDS encoding adenylosuccinate synthetase gives MLGNGMVIDPKAFFEEVDQIGEQGIEVTPERLKVSGRAHLAMPYHRALDHTSEERLGNEKIGTTLRGIGPAYEDKAGRRGIRVADAMSPELLKLRVERISKKPTALSSFRQSAAQG, from the coding sequence GTGCTTGGCAACGGCATGGTCATTGACCCGAAGGCATTTTTCGAAGAGGTCGATCAGATCGGCGAGCAGGGCATCGAGGTAACACCCGAAAGGCTGAAAGTCTCGGGCCGTGCGCACCTCGCAATGCCTTATCACCGTGCATTGGACCACACATCCGAAGAACGCCTCGGCAATGAAAAGATCGGGACGACGCTTCGAGGGATCGGGCCGGCTTACGAGGACAAAGCGGGCCGCCGCGGCATCCGTGTCGCCGATGCGATGTCGCCCGAACTGCTGAAACTTCGAGTCGAACGCATCTCGAAGAAGCCAACCGCATTATCGTCCTTTCGGCAATCAGCCGCTCAGGGCTGA
- a CDS encoding glycosyltransferase, which yields MAYPAACIEADRHHQRRRLRGLGSRDRRRAPANYSIDDLSGKLVCKRVLLERFSLPVDLERPIFANITRLTAQKGIDLMMQAAGEILAAGAYIISLGSGEKQYEDFWQRLRDHAPHQVGVYRGYSEPLAHLIEAGADLFMMPSKFEPCGLNQMYSLRYGTIPVVRAVGGLDDTVQNWDAVHSTGNGFKFGPYNAQAFAESIYEALFAYADPESRLRIQRNGMAIDNSWENAARKYVELYSWTLS from the coding sequence TTGGCTTACCCGGCAGCGTGCATCGAGGCTGATCGGCATCACCAACGGCGTCGATTACGAGGTCTGGGATCCCGCGACCGACGCCGAGCCCCGGCAAATTACAGTATCGACGACCTCAGCGGCAAGCTTGTATGCAAACGCGTCCTGCTCGAACGCTTTTCGCTGCCTGTCGATCTCGAACGCCCGATCTTTGCCAATATCACCCGCCTCACCGCACAAAAGGGTATCGATCTGATGATGCAGGCCGCCGGCGAGATACTTGCTGCCGGTGCGTATATCATCTCGCTCGGTTCAGGCGAAAAGCAGTACGAAGATTTCTGGCAGCGTCTGCGTGATCACGCTCCGCATCAGGTCGGTGTCTATCGCGGATACAGCGAACCGCTTGCCCATTTGATCGAGGCCGGAGCCGACCTCTTCATGATGCCGTCCAAATTCGAGCCATGCGGCCTCAACCAGATGTACAGCCTGCGTTACGGCACGATACCCGTCGTTCGTGCCGTCGGCGGCCTTGACGATACGGTCCAAAATTGGGACGCCGTCCATTCGACCGGCAACGGCTTCAAGTTCGGCCCTTACAACGCTCAGGCATTTGCCGAAAGCATCTACGAAGCCCTCTTCGCCTACGCCGATCCCGAATCGCGTCTCCGCATCCAACGAAACGGCATGGCGATCGATAATTCATGGGAGAACGCGGCCCGTAAATATGTCGAACTATATTCATGGACGCTGAGCTGA
- a CDS encoding adenylosuccinate synthetase: MLDEITPLVERLRPFVCETSHFLAEAVSEQEDTSRSTATLLDVDHGTYPYVTSSNPTAGGASVGAGIPPHHITGVLGMRSYICDTRVG; this comes from the coding sequence ATTCTCGACGAGATCACGCCGCTCGTTGAAAGGCTCAGGCCGTTCGTCTGCGAAACCTCGCACTTCCTTGCCGAAGCCGTAAGCGAACAAGAAGATACTTCTCGAAGTACGGCGACGCTGCTTGACGTAGATCATGGGACATATCCGTATGTCACATCGTCAAACCCGACGGCCGGCGGGGCTTCGGTAGGTGCGGGCATTCCTCCGCACCATATCACCGGCGTGCTCGGCATGCGTTCGTAC
- a CDS encoding YihA family ribosome biogenesis GTP-binding protein, whose translation MKIASAEFVKSAFERSHWTDDGLPEIAFLGRSNVGKSSLLNSLLQRKGLARTSNTPGRTQSINFFLVNGSFYFVDLPGYGFARVSKTMRSDWGKMAEDYLSERENLALCIQLVDSRHDPTQLDLQLYEWLMHRETPYLVVATKADKLSNNQFAKQLQIIKAKMPGPEVIGFSAVSGKGREALWSEIDSSVKS comes from the coding sequence ATGAAAATAGCCTCAGCCGAATTTGTCAAAAGTGCCTTCGAACGCAGCCACTGGACGGATGACGGACTTCCAGAGATCGCATTTCTTGGACGGTCTAACGTTGGAAAGTCGTCGCTCCTTAATTCGCTATTGCAGCGAAAAGGGCTTGCAAGGACATCCAATACGCCCGGCCGGACCCAAAGCATCAATTTCTTTTTGGTCAACGGATCGTTCTATTTCGTCGACCTTCCCGGATATGGTTTTGCGCGCGTTTCGAAAACAATGCGTTCCGACTGGGGCAAGATGGCAGAGGACTACCTCTCCGAACGCGAAAACCTCGCTCTCTGTATCCAGTTGGTCGATTCGCGACACGATCCGACGCAGCTTGACCTGCAGCTCTACGAATGGCTGATGCATCGCGAAACGCCATACCTGGTCGTAGCGACAAAGGCCGATAAGCTGTCGAATAATCAATTCGCGAAGCAACTGCAGATCATAAAGGCGAAGATGCCAGGGCCTGAGGTGATCGGGTTCTCAGCTGTCTCAGGTAAGGGCCGCGAGGCACTTTGGTCAGAGATCGATTCGTCCGTAAAAAGTTAA
- a CDS encoding glycogen/starch synthase: MRVAVISAEAVPYSKTGGLGDVAGALPKALKAVGIDSVLITPCYWQTKGEHLWNTAFDDLAVDWKGGIYPAKAFHSEANGSPTFLIDAPSLFHRDSIYGFREDHERFAFFNHAAPVLLKRLGTPPDIVHLNDWHCGFAAVELASARRHDPFGETRGRSFRSTIWLTRAASVPKSFLSSALAATSHATLSHLTVTLRR; this comes from the coding sequence ATGCGTGTAGCGGTCATATCTGCCGAGGCGGTTCCTTATTCAAAGACCGGCGGTCTTGGCGACGTTGCGGGTGCATTGCCCAAAGCGTTGAAAGCCGTAGGCATCGATTCGGTGCTCATCACGCCCTGTTACTGGCAGACGAAAGGCGAACATCTCTGGAACACTGCGTTCGATGATCTGGCGGTCGACTGGAAAGGTGGAATTTATCCCGCCAAGGCGTTTCACAGCGAAGCGAATGGTTCACCGACGTTCCTGATCGACGCTCCGTCGCTGTTTCACCGCGATTCGATCTACGGTTTTCGGGAGGATCACGAGCGTTTCGCGTTTTTTAACCACGCCGCGCCTGTCCTGCTCAAACGCCTCGGCACACCGCCCGATATAGTCCATTTGAACGACTGGCATTGCGGATTCGCGGCTGTCGAGCTTGCTTCGGCGAGACGGCACGATCCCTTTGGCGAAACACGCGGACGGTCTTTTCGATCCACAATATGGCTTACCAGGGCGGCTTCAGTTCCGAAGAGCTTTTTAAGTTCGGCTTTAGCAGCGACCTCGCACGCAACGCTTTCGCATTTAACGGTTACGCTTCGGCGATGA
- a CDS encoding GNAT family N-acetyltransferase, producing the protein MDAELINLLVVDHEITLRRLEETDVDQMFGLVDSNRQHLRDFMHWMTPDYSIESAREFIQNAKDAVLARKALSFGIFRKDKLIGAVGFVQFDWNSRKARSGTGSTRLRKVKVSLRDPLLF; encoded by the coding sequence ATGGACGCTGAGCTGATCAATTTACTCGTGGTCGATCACGAGATCACACTACGTCGCCTGGAAGAGACCGACGTTGATCAAATGTTCGGTCTGGTCGACAGCAACCGCCAACATTTGCGGGATTTCATGCACTGGATGACACCGGACTATTCGATAGAATCGGCACGTGAGTTTATTCAGAACGCAAAAGATGCAGTCTTGGCACGTAAGGCATTGAGCTTTGGTATCTTTCGAAAAGACAAATTGATCGGTGCTGTCGGGTTTGTACAGTTTGACTGGAATTCACGCAAAGCGAGATCGGGTACTGGATCGACAAGGCTGAGGAAGGTCAAGGTATCATTACGAGATCCACTGCTCTTTTGA